In Shewanella sp. VB17, a single genomic region encodes these proteins:
- the hflK gene encoding FtsH protease activity modulator HflK, translating into MAWNEPGNKGKDPWGNKSGNDKGPPDLDEVFRNISKRFGGRKGGGSGPSFSSFSLAIVLGIAVAIWAASGVYTVKEAEKGVALRFGQYIGEVEPGLHWKATFVDEIFPVNVNTVRSIPASGSMLTADENVVLVELDVQYRVMDAYNFIFSAVDANSSLREATDSALRYVVGHNKMDDILTTGRDKIRRDTWAEIERIIEPYKLGIQIDDVNFLPARPPEEVKDAFDDAISAQEDEQRFIREAEAYERAIEPKARGQVQRMEQQANAYKQREILEAKGKIARFELLLPQYKLAPKVTRERLYLDSMQLVLKGTSKVLVDSKSSNNMMYLPLDKLMENSKSVAKPHQTNSTSSVNSSSSNMSQNSMPIDSRPSRGERQGRN; encoded by the coding sequence ATGGCTTGGAATGAGCCCGGAAACAAGGGTAAAGACCCTTGGGGAAATAAAAGTGGTAACGATAAGGGACCACCAGATTTAGATGAAGTTTTTCGTAATATATCTAAGCGTTTTGGCGGCAGAAAAGGCGGTGGTTCAGGGCCGAGCTTTAGCTCATTCAGCCTTGCCATTGTGTTGGGTATTGCTGTTGCTATTTGGGCTGCATCAGGTGTATATACTGTCAAAGAAGCAGAGAAAGGAGTGGCACTTAGATTTGGCCAATACATAGGTGAGGTTGAACCTGGCTTACATTGGAAGGCGACTTTTGTTGATGAGATTTTTCCTGTCAATGTCAACACTGTACGTTCAATTCCCGCTTCGGGTAGCATGCTTACAGCCGATGAAAATGTAGTGTTAGTTGAACTTGATGTGCAGTATCGCGTTATGGATGCTTATAACTTCATATTCAGTGCTGTGGATGCTAATAGCAGTTTACGTGAAGCGACAGATAGTGCCCTGCGGTATGTTGTTGGCCATAATAAAATGGATGATATTCTAACGACAGGTCGAGATAAAATTCGTCGTGACACTTGGGCTGAAATTGAGCGAATTATTGAGCCGTATAAACTTGGTATTCAAATTGATGACGTCAACTTTCTACCCGCTCGTCCACCGGAAGAAGTGAAAGATGCTTTTGATGATGCGATTTCAGCTCAGGAAGATGAACAACGTTTTATTCGTGAGGCTGAAGCTTATGAAAGGGCAATAGAGCCAAAAGCTCGTGGCCAAGTTCAGCGTATGGAACAGCAAGCTAACGCTTATAAGCAGCGTGAGATCCTAGAAGCTAAAGGTAAAATTGCCCGTTTTGAATTGTTGTTACCTCAATATAAACTGGCGCCAAAAGTTACCCGTGAACGTCTATACCTTGATTCAATGCAACTTGTATTGAAAGGCACCAGCAAGGTGTTAGTGGATTCTAAGAGCAGTAATAATATGATGTATTTGCCTTTAGATAAACTGATGGAGAATAGTAAGTCCGTTGCTAAACCTCATCAGACTAATTCAACGTCTTCAGTAAACTCATCAAGCAGTAATATGAGTCAGAATAGTATGCCGATTGACTCACGTCCATCGCGTGGCGAACGTCAAGGGAGGAACTAA
- the petA gene encoding ubiquinol-cytochrome c reductase iron-sulfur subunit, which translates to MSNAPVDTGRRRFLTAATAVVGGAGAVAATVPFIKSWNPSAKAKAAGAPVEVNISKVEPGQLIRVEWRGKPVWVVRRTEEILANLATLDDQLRDPASVEEQQPAYAQNAGRSINPEYFIAVGLCTHLGCSPTYLPDTFGEQVEGVPSGFFCPCHGSKFDLAGRVFQGVPAPLNLVVPPHQYIDDRNVIIGVDQGAA; encoded by the coding sequence ATGAGCAATGCGCCAGTCGATACCGGACGTCGCAGATTTCTGACAGCAGCAACTGCCGTAGTAGGTGGTGCAGGTGCCGTCGCTGCGACTGTTCCTTTTATAAAGTCATGGAATCCGAGTGCCAAAGCGAAAGCTGCAGGCGCACCGGTTGAAGTAAACATAAGTAAAGTAGAGCCGGGTCAACTGATCCGTGTTGAGTGGCGTGGTAAGCCTGTATGGGTAGTGCGCCGTACCGAAGAAATTTTAGCCAACCTTGCTACATTAGATGATCAACTTCGCGATCCTGCATCAGTGGAAGAGCAGCAACCCGCTTATGCACAAAATGCTGGACGTTCAATTAATCCTGAGTATTTTATCGCTGTGGGTTTATGTACTCATTTAGGGTGTTCTCCGACTTACTTGCCAGATACTTTTGGTGAGCAGGTTGAAGGCGTCCCTTCTGGTTTCTTCTGCCCATGCCACGGTTCTAAATTTGACTTGGCAGGTCGAGTATTCCAAGGTGTACCGGCTCCGTTGAATTTAGTGGTTCCACCTCACCAGTACATTGATGACAGAAATGTGATAATCGGTGTTGATCAAGGGGCTGCGTAA
- a CDS encoding cytochrome bc complex cytochrome b subunit, whose translation MIKNIVDWIDARIPMTATYNRHVGQYATPTNFNFWYFFGSLAMLVLVNQLLTGIWLTMNYVPTAEGAFASIEYIMRDVEYGWLLRYMHSTGASAFFVVIYLHMFRGLIYGSYQKPRELLWLFGMLIFLVLMAEAFMGYLLPWGQMSYWGAQVIISLFGAIPFIGDDLTLWIRGDFVVSGATLNRFFALHVIALPLVLVVLVFLHLIALHEVGSNNPDGIEIKKNKDENGWPIDGIPFHPYYTVKDIMGVAGFLIIFCYVLFFMPEGGGYFLEGPNFEAANSMKTPEHIAPVWYFTPFYAILRAIPDKLLGVIGMGLAIAVLFILPWLDRCKVKSVRYRSLTHKLNIAQFAVSFVILGYLGAVAATPVLTNAARFFTLTYFGFFVFLWIYSKNEKTKPVPERLTH comes from the coding sequence ATGATTAAAAATATAGTTGATTGGATTGATGCTCGGATCCCAATGACGGCTACCTATAATCGTCATGTGGGTCAGTACGCAACACCTACGAACTTTAACTTTTGGTATTTTTTCGGCTCATTAGCCATGTTGGTCTTGGTCAATCAGTTATTAACTGGTATATGGTTGACAATGAATTACGTACCGACGGCTGAAGGGGCTTTTGCTTCAATCGAATACATCATGCGTGATGTTGAATATGGATGGTTGCTTCGTTATATGCACTCCACTGGTGCATCGGCATTTTTTGTGGTGATTTATCTGCATATGTTCCGGGGTTTGATCTACGGTTCATATCAAAAGCCTAGAGAGTTATTGTGGCTTTTTGGCATGTTGATATTTCTGGTGCTAATGGCTGAAGCCTTTATGGGCTATTTGCTGCCATGGGGACAAATGTCTTATTGGGGAGCACAGGTGATTATTTCTTTATTTGGTGCAATTCCATTTATAGGTGATGATCTGACACTGTGGATCCGCGGTGATTTTGTGGTGTCTGGTGCAACCTTGAATCGCTTTTTTGCATTACACGTGATCGCGTTGCCTTTAGTATTAGTCGTCTTAGTTTTTTTACATTTAATTGCACTGCATGAAGTGGGTTCTAACAACCCTGATGGCATTGAAATTAAGAAAAACAAAGATGAGAATGGTTGGCCTATTGATGGTATCCCATTCCATCCTTATTATACTGTTAAAGACATTATGGGGGTTGCAGGCTTTCTGATTATCTTCTGTTATGTGTTGTTTTTTATGCCTGAAGGCGGCGGGTACTTCCTTGAAGGGCCTAACTTTGAAGCTGCAAACTCAATGAAGACACCTGAGCATATTGCACCAGTTTGGTATTTTACGCCTTTTTATGCCATTTTACGTGCGATACCGGATAAATTATTAGGCGTTATCGGCATGGGACTTGCTATTGCCGTACTGTTTATATTGCCTTGGTTAGACCGTTGTAAGGTCAAGTCTGTTCGTTATCGTAGTCTGACGCATAAGTTGAACATCGCCCAGTTTGCTGTGTCTTTTGTTATTCTTGGATATTTAGGTGCTGTTGCGGCAACGCCTGTATTAACCAACGCAGCTCGCTTCTTTACTCTGACTTATTTTGGTTTCTTTGTATTCCTTTGGATATACAGTAAAAATGAGAAGACTAAACCTGTTCCAGAGAGGTTGACTCACTAA
- the hfq gene encoding RNA chaperone Hfq has protein sequence MAKGQSLQDPFLNALRRERVPVSIYLVNGIKLQGQVESFDQFVILLKNTVSQMVYKHAISTVVPARPFNVSAHTATPTAAPAGFNGQTDETSES, from the coding sequence ATGGCTAAGGGGCAATCTTTACAAGACCCGTTTTTGAACGCACTGCGCCGTGAGCGCGTTCCCGTTTCTATTTATCTTGTTAATGGCATTAAGTTGCAAGGGCAAGTTGAATCATTTGATCAATTTGTTATTTTGCTTAAAAACACGGTCAGTCAAATGGTCTACAAGCATGCTATTTCAACTGTCGTGCCAGCACGTCCATTTAACGTGAGTGCGCATACAGCGACACCGACAGCAGCACCAGCTGGATTTAATGGTCAGACTGATGAAACGAGTGAGTCATAA
- a CDS encoding aminodeoxychorismate/anthranilate synthase component II has product MLLMIDNYDSFTFNLVQYFQQLGQEVLVKRNDEITIADIDILAPSHIVISPGPRSPNEAGISLSVIEYFAGKIPILGVCLGHQAIAQVFGADIIRAKRVMHGKTSLISHVGERLFSELNHPLTVTRYHSLLVNSLPDGFTLDAWFDDDVHGREIMAMSHNHLPLYGVQFHPESVLTEQGHELLQNFLNLS; this is encoded by the coding sequence ATGCTGTTAATGATCGATAACTATGACTCTTTCACATTTAACTTAGTGCAGTATTTTCAGCAATTAGGTCAAGAGGTTCTGGTTAAGCGTAATGATGAAATTACCATTGCTGATATTGACATATTAGCGCCGAGCCATATCGTTATCTCACCTGGGCCGCGCAGTCCCAATGAAGCCGGTATCTCTTTATCAGTGATTGAATATTTTGCAGGAAAGATACCTATCTTAGGAGTATGCTTAGGACACCAAGCGATTGCACAGGTGTTCGGTGCTGATATCATACGTGCAAAACGAGTTATGCATGGTAAAACAAGTCTGATCAGCCATGTGGGTGAACGACTTTTTTCAGAACTGAATCATCCACTTACCGTTACTCGTTATCATTCATTATTAGTGAATTCACTGCCTGATGGTTTTACGCTAGATGCTTGGTTTGACGATGATGTTCATGGGCGTGAAATTATGGCAATGAGCCATAATCATTTACCTCTTTATGGGGTACAGTTTCATCCTGAATCGGTATTAACAGAGCAAGGGCATGAGCTGTTACAGAATTTTCTTAATTTAAGTTAA
- a CDS encoding cytochrome c1, which yields MKKLMIALVTLIPSFAFASGSGVHLESANVDLHDTESLQRGLDNFQNYCAGCHSTQYQRYNRVADDLGISLDDMRAKYIFDVNVKPGSLMKNAIPAKDAAKWFGATPPDLTLVARVRGEDWIYSYLKGFYHDENRPFGVNNTVFPSVGMPHVLQDLQGLPVKEVVTHEDGTKVTTLVATGGKLNAEEYDQLVRDITGFLVYSGDPVKLERESLGWWVMGFLFIFFVIAYLLKKEYWKDVH from the coding sequence ATGAAAAAATTAATGATTGCATTAGTTACCTTAATTCCATCTTTTGCGTTTGCATCTGGTTCTGGTGTGCATTTAGAAAGTGCCAATGTGGATCTGCATGATACAGAGTCACTGCAGCGTGGTTTGGATAATTTTCAAAACTACTGTGCGGGTTGCCATAGTACTCAATATCAGCGTTATAATCGTGTTGCAGATGACTTAGGCATATCTTTAGATGATATGCGTGCTAAGTACATATTCGATGTGAATGTAAAGCCTGGTAGTTTAATGAAAAATGCCATTCCAGCTAAAGATGCAGCTAAATGGTTCGGTGCTACGCCACCAGATCTTACATTGGTTGCTCGAGTACGTGGTGAAGATTGGATTTATTCTTATTTGAAAGGCTTTTATCATGATGAAAATCGTCCTTTTGGTGTAAATAATACTGTTTTTCCATCAGTCGGTATGCCTCATGTATTACAAGATCTTCAAGGTCTACCAGTCAAAGAAGTGGTGACTCATGAAGATGGCACTAAAGTGACAACTTTAGTGGCTACTGGTGGCAAGCTTAATGCTGAAGAGTATGATCAACTCGTACGCGACATTACAGGGTTCCTCGTTTATTCGGGCGATCCAGTTAAACTTGAACGTGAAAGTTTAGGCTGGTGGGTAATGGGCTTTTTGTTTATCTTCTTCGTGATAGCTTACTTACTGAAGAAAGAGTACTGGAAAGATGTACACTAA
- a CDS encoding prolyl oligopeptidase family serine peptidase, which yields MRRFNRYSSLSVLIIASLTGCVATSTSREQGLTEPASQSTSQLSFAPPPNANHALTLKQIMANPDWMGILAQEAYWGDDSQSVYFVRQAHGSPIKDYYEQALNGGNANQLLLNQLHQASQKHGVFSNDKTKKAYIYQGNVFVKQLNSGIVSQLTKENTPINGVRFLNNGDIAYWRENNIYRIHNNTGMNEEIARIKMSTAPKGGEEPSTYIAKQQKKLIKYVAQQYDNQKKKAQYKASLAEVDPTLASKTWYLGDSETVSELSLSPDGRFVLLALIDKKYSWRGELDIMPNYLSRDGHIDAIPVRSRIAEDNIPGERLVLLDLNSHTQTAISIEGLEGYDDDVLASVKSENAKAKGEPYYPVRSPRKIQLIQDWGWDQSAIQWQGSDNKVAIMLEAIDNKDRWIATLDLDNGVLNTEHRLHDNAWINYTFNQFGWLPDSDALYYLSEQSGYSHLYLKPVGESAKALTQGQYVVSEITLGPKAEFIYYKANKDHPGIDNVYRVEINTGKNEQLTHWDGKLDYRLSPDGNSLLLTASRRTSPNELYVQTIGGKLKKMTSYTSDAFKNYPWQAPEIVTVPSSHGAENIHARVYLPQGYDKSQASKYPAVIFNHGAGYLQNAHYGFSVYFREFMFNNLLAQQGYVVMDMDYRGSKGYGRDWRTAVYRQMGTPEVEDLQDAVNWMAVNIHVDANKVGTYGGSYGGFLTFMALFNKPELFQAGAALRPVTDWAHYNAPYTSNILNTPDIDPIAYQRSSPIEHAQGLQKPLLIMSGVLDDNVFFQDSVRLVQRLIELEKPMFETAIYPVESHGFKEPSSWLDEYRRIYKLFEQELK from the coding sequence ATGAGACGTTTTAATCGATATTCTAGCTTGAGTGTGCTGATTATTGCCAGTCTAACTGGTTGCGTGGCAACTTCAACTTCAAGAGAGCAGGGGCTAACTGAGCCTGCTAGTCAATCAACGAGCCAGTTATCATTTGCTCCGCCGCCTAATGCTAATCATGCATTGACACTAAAACAGATCATGGCTAACCCTGATTGGATGGGAATATTAGCGCAAGAGGCTTATTGGGGCGACGATAGCCAGTCAGTTTATTTTGTCCGTCAAGCTCACGGCAGTCCAATTAAAGATTATTATGAACAAGCGTTAAATGGTGGTAACGCGAACCAACTTTTGCTAAATCAATTGCATCAAGCCTCTCAAAAGCATGGTGTTTTTAGCAATGATAAGACCAAGAAAGCGTATATCTATCAAGGTAATGTTTTTGTAAAGCAGCTTAATTCAGGCATTGTTTCACAACTCACTAAAGAAAACACACCAATTAATGGTGTGCGCTTCCTCAATAACGGTGATATTGCTTATTGGCGGGAAAATAATATTTATCGTATTCATAATAACACGGGTATGAATGAGGAAATTGCCAGAATCAAGATGTCTACCGCACCTAAAGGGGGAGAGGAACCATCAACTTATATTGCTAAGCAGCAAAAAAAATTAATCAAATATGTGGCACAGCAATACGATAACCAAAAAAAGAAAGCGCAATACAAGGCAAGCTTAGCAGAGGTCGATCCTACACTGGCCAGTAAAACTTGGTATCTAGGAGATAGCGAAACCGTGTCAGAGCTGAGTCTCTCGCCTGATGGTCGGTTTGTATTGCTGGCATTAATCGATAAAAAATATAGTTGGCGTGGCGAGCTTGATATCATGCCTAACTATCTTAGTAGAGATGGTCATATTGATGCCATACCTGTTCGCTCTCGAATTGCTGAGGATAATATTCCTGGAGAACGTTTGGTGTTATTAGATCTTAATTCTCATACACAAACAGCTATCAGTATCGAAGGACTTGAGGGATATGATGACGATGTGTTAGCGAGTGTGAAATCTGAAAACGCTAAGGCAAAAGGAGAACCATATTATCCTGTGCGATCACCGCGAAAAATTCAGTTAATACAAGATTGGGGTTGGGATCAAAGTGCGATCCAGTGGCAAGGAAGTGACAATAAGGTCGCCATTATGCTTGAGGCGATTGATAATAAAGATCGCTGGATAGCGACATTAGATCTTGATAACGGTGTACTTAACACTGAGCATAGGTTACATGATAATGCCTGGATTAATTATACCTTTAATCAGTTTGGTTGGTTGCCAGATAGCGATGCGCTTTACTATTTGTCTGAACAATCGGGTTACTCTCATCTTTATCTTAAGCCTGTGGGTGAGTCAGCTAAAGCGTTAACTCAAGGTCAGTATGTCGTGAGTGAGATCACCCTTGGTCCTAAGGCAGAATTTATCTACTACAAGGCAAATAAAGATCATCCAGGGATCGATAATGTGTACCGTGTTGAGATTAATACCGGTAAAAATGAGCAGTTAACCCATTGGGATGGCAAGCTTGATTATCGCTTAAGTCCAGATGGTAATAGCCTATTACTTACCGCATCTCGCCGCACATCGCCTAATGAGCTTTATGTGCAAACGATTGGCGGTAAGCTAAAAAAAATGACCTCATACACAAGTGACGCATTTAAAAATTACCCTTGGCAAGCGCCAGAGATTGTCACCGTGCCATCGAGTCATGGTGCTGAGAATATTCATGCCAGAGTGTATTTACCCCAAGGGTATGATAAGAGCCAAGCTAGCAAGTATCCGGCGGTGATCTTTAATCATGGTGCAGGATATTTACAAAATGCCCATTATGGTTTTTCTGTTTATTTTCGAGAGTTTATGTTCAATAACCTACTAGCTCAACAAGGTTATGTTGTTATGGACATGGATTATCGGGGGTCAAAAGGATACGGACGTGATTGGCGTACTGCGGTGTATCGCCAAATGGGCACGCCAGAAGTTGAAGATTTACAAGATGCTGTTAATTGGATGGCAGTTAATATTCACGTAGATGCTAACAAGGTTGGTACTTATGGGGGATCCTATGGTGGTTTTTTGACCTTTATGGCATTGTTTAACAAGCCTGAGCTATTTCAAGCAGGTGCTGCGTTGCGGCCGGTGACGGATTGGGCGCATTATAATGCTCCTTACACCTCCAATATTCTGAACACACCAGATATCGATCCAATTGCTTACCAACGTAGCTCGCCGATTGAACATGCCCAAGGTCTGCAAAAACCATTGCTTATTATGAGTGGTGTACTTGACGATAATGTTTTTTTTCAAGATAGCGTGCGTTTAGTGCAGCGTTTGATTGAGCTGGAAAAGCCAATGTTCGAAACGGCCATTTATCCTGTTGAGTCTCATGGTTTTAAGGAGCCCTCGAGTTGGTTAGATGAATATCGTCGAATTTATAAATTGTTTGAACAAGAACTAAAATAG
- the sspA gene encoding stringent starvation protein SspA encodes MAVAANKRSIMTLYSGADDLYSHQVRIVLAEKGVTVDVLQVETSEMPEDLIELNPYNTVPTLVDRELVLYNSRIIMEYLDERFPHPPLMPVYPVSRGRTRLMMHRIENDWYTLVDRIRSDDRADAARKELQESLASIAPVFNEMPYFMAEEFGLADCYLGPLLWRLPVLGIELDIRTAKEVKAYMTRLFDRESFKASLTEAEREMRMGA; translated from the coding sequence ATGGCTGTTGCTGCCAATAAACGCTCAATTATGACTCTGTATTCAGGTGCTGACGATCTTTATAGTCATCAAGTTCGTATCGTCTTAGCTGAAAAAGGAGTCACCGTTGATGTACTTCAGGTTGAGACAAGTGAAATGCCTGAAGATTTAATCGAATTGAACCCTTATAATACAGTGCCAACTTTGGTTGATCGTGAACTTGTACTTTATAACTCACGTATTATCATGGAATATTTGGACGAGCGTTTTCCTCATCCACCACTAATGCCCGTTTATCCAGTATCTCGTGGACGTACACGTTTGATGATGCATCGCATCGAGAATGATTGGTATACATTAGTTGATCGTATCAGAAGTGATGATCGTGCTGATGCTGCTCGTAAAGAATTACAAGAAAGCTTAGCATCTATCGCGCCAGTATTTAATGAAATGCCTTATTTTATGGCAGAAGAATTCGGTTTGGCTGATTGCTATTTAGGCCCTCTATTATGGCGTTTACCTGTGCTTGGTATCGAACTTGATATCCGTACAGCGAAAGAAGTTAAAGCTTATATGACACGTCTATTTGACCGTGAATCATTTAAAGCGTCATTAACAGAGGCCGAGCGCGAAATGCGTATGGGTGCTTAA
- the hflX gene encoding ribosome rescue GTPase HflX, which yields MFDRYEAGENAVLVHIEFSDEDRREDLIELQLLVESAGVKSIGVITGKRRSPDRKFFVGSGKADELAAMVAGTEADVVIFNHPLTPAQERNLEVVCQCRVLDRTTLILDIFAQRARTYEGKLQVELAQLRHMSTRLIRGWTHLERQKGGVGMRGPGETQLETDRRLLRGRISVINKRLAKVDKQREQSRRARRRSDLATVSLVGYTNAGKSTLFNSLTASDVYAADQLFATLDPTLRKLDLDDGNVILADTVGFIRHLPHDLVAAFKATLQETREADLLLHIVDCYDENMTDNFEQVQLVLKEIGAEDIPQLIVYNKIDLLDEVDPKIDYDDEGIPIRVWVSAQKQQGLALLKEAINSIVGKVTLTLTLEIPATAGYFLGQLYQLDVIQQKEYDELGNCILSVRLLEADWRRLVKQSEGKLETLVVEYSTIE from the coding sequence TTGTTTGATCGTTATGAGGCTGGAGAAAACGCCGTTCTTGTTCATATCGAGTTTTCCGATGAAGATCGTAGGGAAGATTTAATCGAACTACAATTATTGGTCGAGTCCGCTGGAGTGAAATCCATTGGGGTGATCACAGGAAAACGTCGTTCACCGGATCGAAAGTTTTTTGTTGGATCGGGAAAGGCCGATGAATTAGCTGCGATGGTTGCGGGCACGGAAGCCGACGTGGTCATTTTTAATCACCCATTGACTCCGGCTCAAGAGAGAAATCTTGAGGTGGTATGCCAATGCCGTGTATTAGACCGTACTACACTCATTTTAGATATTTTTGCTCAGAGAGCCCGAACGTATGAAGGTAAGTTACAGGTAGAGCTAGCGCAACTACGCCATATGTCAACACGGCTTATACGGGGGTGGACCCATTTAGAACGCCAAAAAGGTGGCGTCGGTATGCGGGGACCAGGAGAAACTCAGCTCGAAACTGATAGGCGTCTGCTTCGAGGGCGAATTAGTGTCATTAATAAACGCTTAGCAAAAGTGGATAAGCAACGTGAGCAGAGTCGCCGAGCTAGACGTCGTAGTGATTTAGCAACAGTCTCATTGGTTGGATATACGAACGCAGGTAAATCGACTTTATTCAATTCACTTACAGCATCTGATGTTTATGCCGCGGATCAGCTTTTTGCCACTCTAGATCCGACGCTGAGAAAGCTAGATCTCGATGATGGAAATGTTATTTTAGCTGACACCGTGGGTTTCATTCGTCATTTACCTCATGACTTAGTAGCGGCATTTAAAGCAACACTGCAAGAAACTCGTGAAGCGGATTTATTGCTTCATATTGTTGATTGTTATGACGAGAATATGACTGATAACTTTGAGCAAGTTCAATTAGTGCTCAAAGAAATAGGTGCTGAAGATATACCGCAATTAATTGTTTATAATAAAATTGATTTGTTGGATGAGGTTGACCCTAAAATCGATTACGATGATGAAGGCATACCTATTAGAGTGTGGGTTTCAGCTCAGAAACAACAAGGTTTAGCGTTGTTAAAAGAAGCCATCAACAGTATTGTTGGTAAGGTGACGTTAACATTGACCTTGGAAATACCTGCAACAGCTGGATATTTTCTTGGCCAGTTATACCAACTTGATGTGATACAGCAGAAAGAATATGATGAACTAGGGAATTGTATCTTGTCTGTTCGATTATTAGAGGCCGATTGGCGTCGACTTGTTAAGCAGAGCGAAGGAAAATTAGAAACTTTAGTTGTCGAATATTCGACAATAGAGTAG
- a CDS encoding ClpXP protease specificity-enhancing factor, with protein sequence MKPMTPNRPYLLQAYYDWLMDNELTPHVVVDAYVPGTQVPQQYVKDGQIVLNITSSAVGNLQIGHEYIEFNARFGGVPQQVVLPMAAIVAIYARENGAGTVFEVEDAYQLEDEELIESGLSVVEEAKDELVTEGVDDKPEVTEPKRRGHLTLVK encoded by the coding sequence ATGAAGCCGATGACCCCTAATCGTCCGTATTTGCTGCAAGCATATTACGATTGGTTAATGGATAATGAACTGACACCGCATGTTGTTGTTGATGCCTATGTGCCAGGTACCCAGGTTCCACAACAATATGTAAAAGACGGGCAAATTGTGCTTAATATCACTTCCTCAGCTGTAGGTAATTTACAGATAGGACATGAGTATATTGAGTTCAATGCACGCTTTGGTGGTGTACCTCAGCAAGTTGTTCTTCCAATGGCGGCGATAGTTGCTATCTATGCCAGAGAAAATGGTGCAGGCACTGTTTTTGAGGTTGAAGATGCATATCAGCTTGAAGATGAAGAGTTGATAGAGTCAGGTTTATCTGTTGTTGAAGAAGCAAAAGATGAGCTTGTTACAGAAGGGGTTGATGATAAACCTGAAGTAACAGAGCCAAAACGCCGAGGTCATCTTACGTTAGTGAAGTAG
- the hflC gene encoding protease modulator HflC, with product MGRLVAIIAAVLVAVLLSSILIVNEGERAIVSRFGKILKDEDVTRIYAPGLHIKLPVIDKIKYLDARIQTLDGAADRFVTSEKKDLMVDSYVKWRIFDYEKYYLSTGGGNKANAESLLQRKINNDLRTEFGRRTIKDIVSGSRDELQQDALKNGAESAADLGIEVVDVRVKQINLPANVSSSIYQRMRAERTAVAKEHRAQGMEQSEIIRAKTDASVTIQIADAERKALEVKGEGDATAAKIYADAYKKDPEFFSFLRSLEAYRESFADGSNVMVLEPDSEFFKYMKSSTGK from the coding sequence ATGGGAAGGTTAGTCGCCATTATTGCTGCGGTACTTGTTGCCGTATTATTATCCTCTATCTTGATCGTTAACGAAGGCGAGAGAGCCATAGTTTCACGTTTTGGCAAGATTTTAAAAGATGAAGATGTGACGCGTATTTATGCGCCAGGCTTACATATTAAACTACCGGTAATAGATAAAATCAAATACCTTGATGCACGGATCCAAACCTTGGATGGCGCAGCTGATAGATTTGTTACTTCAGAAAAGAAAGACCTGATGGTTGACTCTTATGTGAAGTGGCGAATATTTGATTACGAAAAATATTATCTTTCTACTGGTGGCGGTAATAAAGCCAACGCAGAGTCATTGCTGCAACGTAAAATTAATAATGATCTTCGTACCGAATTTGGCCGTCGTACCATTAAAGACATTGTTTCAGGTAGTCGTGATGAACTGCAACAAGATGCGTTAAAGAATGGTGCTGAAAGTGCTGCTGACTTAGGCATTGAGGTCGTTGATGTTCGAGTTAAACAGATAAACTTGCCTGCCAATGTCAGTTCGAGTATTTATCAACGTATGCGCGCTGAACGAACCGCTGTAGCAAAAGAACACCGGGCTCAAGGTATGGAGCAATCCGAGATTATCCGAGCTAAAACAGATGCGTCAGTGACGATTCAGATTGCAGACGCTGAACGTAAGGCGCTAGAGGTTAAAGGTGAAGGTGATGCTACGGCTGCTAAAATTTATGCCGATGCTTACAAAAAAGATCCTGAGTTCTTTAGTTTTCTACGTAGTTTAGAAGCGTATAGAGAGAGCTTTGCTGATGGTTCAAATGTCATGGTATTAGAACCTGACAGTGAATTCTTTAAGTACATGAAGAGCTCTACAGGTAAATAA